The DNA segment AATAAAGTATTCTCTTGTAAAAGTGACTCCCGATACATTATATGTTATTTTTGAAAGGGATTTACTGATATCCAGTTCTCGGCGGTACATGGATGCAGAGTCGGTATGGTTAAATTTAATGTGCATAGTACCTAAAGGTGCATAGGACTGGGAGAAAGCGCCCTGTACTTTCCTGTTCAGTTCGTTTGCAAGTTTGTAATTTTCGTTTTTAAGTGCCTCTCTTATTGACGGAATTTGCTTATAAGCCTCAGGGTTCATATATGGATTTACGGGTTCTCCAGACCAAAGGGTTGCATCGTTCAAAAAGATCTTATCAGATTTTATACCTCCAAATACTGCCGCACCAAGCTTGCCATTGCCAAGCACCATAGTTTCTTCAAAAAATTGAGCAGGTTTGTTGTACCAGAGGAGGTGATCAGATTGTGCGGAAGCTGGATTTTCTATTCCAACAAATAAGGTAATTGCTGTAATTATCAGGTGAATCCGATTAATCATCTTCTATAATTTAAGGTATTTTATTGGTCCTATGATCGAAATGGTATAAACCGCTGTTAAAATACCCATTATTACTATAGAACCCAATGCAAAACTGGTACTCATTTCATTTTTAGGTTTGCCGGGGTAAAATCAGGGTGTTTAAATTAGAATGCTTTTGGAAAATATTGCTGATGTTTTGTAAAAATTATAAGATCAAAGAACATTTTACTGTAAAATAAAGTTACTTTGTTTTATACCCATAAATATATTGATCATGGAAACAAACACGCGTAGAAATTTTATTAAAAATACATTAACTGCTTCTTTGGCTGTTGCCATAGGGACACCTGTTCTGTTAGAAGGGGGCACTGCTGCGGCTGCGGGCCTTGCTGCTGAAGAAAAATATACAGGTGCTGCATTGAAGTTTACGCAGCTTCCTTTAAAATATGCATACAATGCTTTAGAGCCTAATATTGATGCGTTAACTATGGAAATTCATTATACCAAGCACCATACGGCTTATATTAAGAATGTAAACGATGCCATTGCAGCTGAAAATATACCTTATGCAACAGAAAAAGAATTTTTTGACAATGCTTCCAAACTTTCGGCCAAGGCACGTAACAATGGTGGTGGTGCCTGGAACCATAATTTCTTTTTTGAAACATTAAAATCAGGCCCTTCGGCCGGCCCGCAGGGAAAACTGAAAGCTGCTATAGATAAAACCTTTGGTTCTTATGATAAATTTAAAGAACAGTTTTCGGCAGCTGCAGCTTCGCGTTTTGGCTCTGGGTGGGCCTGGCTGGTAAATGATAAAGGAACTTTAAAAATTACTTCCACAGCCAATCAGGACAATCCTTTATTTGACAATGCAGAGGTAAAAGGTACACCTTTGCTGGGACTTGATGTTTGGGAACATGCTTACTATTTAAAATATCAGAATAAACGTCCGGATTATATTTCTAACTGGTGGAATGTAGTAGATTGGGATGTAGTAGCAAAAAGGTTAAAATAACATAAGCTAATTTAGCTTCAAACAAAAGGGCTGGGCATTTTTATGTCTGGCCCTTTTGTTTTTACCCTAAGAAAGCCTTGGTTTTTGTCGGTTATGTTTCGGGTTTGTCGAGAAGTTTCGGGAGTTTGTCGTGAGGTTTAGATAGCTGGTATAATGCGACAGAAGAGGCTGAAACGTTTTGCTGTTGATGTGGTCTTAATTACAAACAATTAGGAAAAACCTTAAAACATAAATTATGAAAACCCTTACAAAAACATTATTCGCAACAGTATTCGCAGCAATACTTTTAACCTCTTCATCTATAGCAACCTTAGCTGCAGGTAAAATAGAGCTTGTAAAACCTGCCAAAGGATTTAAAAAAATATGGGTGAGCGGAAACGTTAAAATCATATTGACACAAAGTGAAAAAGAAGGCGTATTTGTAGGTGAGGACTTTAACGCTGAAAAAACATCAGTGTTGAGTAAGGGAGAAACATTATATGTCAATTCTTTCGAGCGTCAGCAGGTGATCATCAGGGTTGCTATGAAAGATCTGCTTAGGATACAGGCGGCGGGAATGGCAGTAGTGGTTACAGATAACAATTTTAATTTAAAATGTTTGCAGGTGATATTAAGCCAGAGTGCTGTTGCAAAAGTAAATGCTGTAACAGGGAGTTTGTACACCAATATAAGTGACGATGCCAAATTAAGAATGAGTGGCACGACAGATCAGCATACTTTAATTGCCAGTAACCCGAAAAATGTGAGGTTTGATAATTTTGTATGTCTGGGTGTAAATCAGCAAGATACACTGCTGGCACTGGCAGTTAAAAGTAGATTGTAATTAGATAAGATGAGTGGATAGAGCGGGTAAGTATAAAGCGGCAGGTGAAAATCTGCCGCTTTTTTATTTTATTGCCATGAATTAATTTTATCTGGATTAATTTTAAATAGTGTTGTTTAGAATTGTTTTAAATAGTAGGTTTGTGCCAATCAAACAATATTCACCATGATAAAAATCATTACCAATTGTATAGCCTTGGTCTTACTTTCTGCAAGTCTGTCCTTTGCACAAACAGGAAATATCAAAGGTTCCGTAAAAACTTCAGATGGAAAGCCAGCTGAACTGGTGACGGTAAACATTAAAGGCACAGGAAAAACAGCGTTGACCGATAAAAGGGGAGCGTATCAGCTAAAGGGCATTAAGCCGGGTACATATAGCTTAATTGCAACATTTATCGGTTTGTTAAAACAGGAACAGACGGTTGAAGTGAGAACCGGTGAAGCAACAGCAGCCGACTTTATCCTGAACGAAAATTCGGATCAGTTGCAAGAAGTGATCATATCTTCAAGAAATGTAAATAAAGTAACAGCTTCGATAGCAAAAATGCCTCTAAAAAACCTGGAAAACCCACAGGTGTATAGTTCTGTTTCTTCAGAAATATTGAAACAACAAGCCATTAGTAACTATGATGATGCGATGCGGAACATCCCTGGGATATCGAGAACGTGGGAATCTACAGGAAGGGGTGGTGATGGCGCCTCTTATTTTGCCTTACGTGGTTTTGAAGCACAGCCAAGCCTGATCAATGGGTTGCCGGGCTTAACCAGCGGTAACCTGGATCCTGCCAGTGTAGAAGATATACAGGTAATGAAAGGCCCTTCAGGTACCTTATTTGGCGCAAGCTTTTATGGCTATGGCGGGATCATCAATACCATTACCAAAAAACCTTATGATCACTTTGGTGGGGAAGTGGCCTACAATTTTGGAAGTTTTGGATTAAACCGGATTACGGCAGACATTAATGCGCCTTTGAGTAAAACGGAAAAAATAGCACTGCGTGTAAACACGGCCTACCATACAGAAAATAGTTTCCAGGATGCAGGGTTTAAAAAATCTTTTTACATTGCGCCGAGTTTAGCTTATGAGGTGAATGACCGGCTTTCTTTTCATGTTTTTACTGAGATTTTGCAAGAAGAAAGGGCAGTTGCACCGGTATTTTTCAACTCCAATAGAGACACTACACTCATTTTTAAAAACCTGAAGGAGTTGAACCTGAACAGGAACCTCTCTTTTACCAGTAATGATGTTGGGATAAAGAATCCGAGGTATAACCTTCAGGGCCAGATGCTGTACAAATTGTCGGATCACTGGACCTCACAAACTGTGATTTCCAGAGGAAATGTAAAATCAGATGGCTATTATACCTATATCTGGGATGACGCATATCTGGAGACAGGAGGTGCCAACAGGGATAATTATTTTGACCAGTATTTCCACAAAGAACAGCAAACTACCAATACCACAGACATACAGCAAAATTTTAATGCTGATTTTAAGATCGGAAACCTGAGAAACCGGCTGTTGATAGGCCTGGATTATTACAGCCGCAATGTGATTGACAATGGCTCTGGATGGGCAGCTGTAAGACAGATTACTCCTCAAAGCAGCGAAGTTGAACTTGATAAAGATGGCCATGAAATTGACCCGGTATTTTTAACCCAGGCGGTGGTAGACAAAGCATTGGCAGAGGCCGGGGGTGGAAGCCACACCAATATTAAAAACAGTATATCTAGTGCTTATGTATCGAACGTGCTTAATTTTACCCCTTCGTTAAGTGTAATGGCTAGCCTTAGGATGGATTATTTTGATTCTAAAGGCGATATCAACAAGCCTAAAGATCCTACAGATGCTTATCACCAGTTGACGCTGTCGCCTAAATTTGGCGTGGTTTTTCAGCCTGTTCTGGATAAGGTATCTGTTTTTGCGAATTATATGAACGCATTTTTTAATGTAAATCCACGTGAAGTATTTGATGATAATAAAGTAAGCCAGGGCGTAAGGTCATTTAAGCCGGAACAGGCCAACCAATGGGAATTTGGTGTGAAAGCCAATCTGTTTGCTGATAAGTTGTTTGCCACTTTCTCTGTATATGACATTAAGGTATCAAACAGGGTTTATGATACGCCCATTACTGCTGTGCAAGGTGGAAAAACAGGAAGTAAAGGTTTTGATTTTGATTTAAGTGCAAATCCTTTTCCTGGTTTTAATGTGATTGCAGGAGTTAGCCATTCGAGCATTAAGGTGCTTAAAGGTAATACAGGTACGCCTACAGATTTTTACAACGAGGTGGGCAGAAGTCCGGGCGGACAAGGCCCTCAGGACCTGGCCAATTTATGGGCCACCTATAAATTTGGCTATGGCAAATTGAAAGACTTTGGTATTGGGTTAGGCGGAAACTATGCCGGGGTATATAAAGTAATAGACAATAGTGTAACGGGAGTTTTTGAATTGCCAGGTTATACCCTGATCAATGCCAGTTTATTTTATAATTCAGATAAATACAGGTTTACTTTTAATATGAACAACCTGACCAACGAAGATTACTATATTGGTTACTGGTCTGTTAACCCGCAGAAACCAAGAAACTTTGCTGCTAGTTTTGCTTACAAGTTTTAATTAGAATATTACATAATCCATGTTCCTATCGTGTACATATGAAAGCTAAAACAATAAAGAAGTGGTTTGATGTTCATAAATGGACCAGTCTGATATGTACGGTCTTTTTGCTCATGCTGTGCCTGACGGGTTTGCCGCTTATATTTTATGAGGAAATTGACCATTTGCTGGGCAGGGAACTGGAATTGCCTGCCGTTGCGCCCGGAACACCGGCAATTTCGAAAGATGTTGTGCTGGAAGAGGCTGTAAAACAGGTGCCCGTAAAGGCGGTGAAGTATGTGTCATGGGACCTGAAGGAGCACCCTGGTCAGATGTTTGTTGTGGTGGCAGACTCAAGTGAGGCACCTGTTCAGGCCGACCATTATTTGACAATGAATGAGTATACGGCAAAGGTAATGGCCACGCCGCCTAATGAAATGGACTTCATGCTGGTGATGTATTACCTCCATGTTGAAATGCTGGCAGGTATACCCGGTAAACTTTTTCTGGGTTTAATGGGCTTACTTTTTATTGTGGCCATCGTTTCGGGTGTGGTGTTATACGGTCCGATCATGAGGCGTTTTGATTTTGGTATGATCCGTACGGAGAAATCATTAAGGTTGAGATGGCTGGACCTGCATAACCTGCTTGGAATTGTAACACTGGCCTGGGCATCGGTTGTAGGGCTTACGGGAGTGATCAATACACTGGTAGATCCGGCACTGGACAGATGGAAGGCAAGTCAGCTTGCTGAAATGGTTGCCGGATACAAGGATAAACCAAAGGTAACAGGCACATTAAGTTCCCTGGATGCAGCTGTTAAAACAGCTAAGGCTGCAGCGCCCGGCATGGATGTGTCTTTTGTAGCTTATCCGGGTACGCTATATTCCAGTAAATATCATTATGCGGTGTACATGACAGGGACTACTCCCTTAACTTCAAGGATCATTAAGCCCGCTTTAATAGATGCCAAAACAGGGGAGCTGACAGCTATTCGTGATCTTCCCTGGTACCTGAAAACAATCTTTATCTCTCAGCCTTTTCATTTTGGCGATTATGGGGGAATGCCTATGAAGGTGCTTTGGGCTATTTTTGATATCGCTACCATTATCGTATTGATTTCAGGGATTTATCTCTGGCTTGCCAGGCGCAAATCGAGGTCCGCACAGCTGAAAAGACTGACGGGGGAATCCGGATCGTTAACTTTATCAACCGTTCATGAAAATGCAGAAAAAAAATAGATCGTTTTTTAAAGTATGGGGTGTCCCTGTTTTGTTGTCGGTGATCACCTTTATAGGTCTGTTGCTGGCTATAATGGGTATAGGCATATGGCATGTTTTTTCATGGACGGCACTAAGTATTCCGGTTTACATCATGGTCAGGTATGGGCTAAGGTTTTTTAAATAGCGGACATGGTATGTTTTTCTACAGACAAAAAAATATTTGCATAATGCTTTTGCATTTTAAAAACATTAATTCTATATTTGCAGTCCGAAAATTAGAACAATAAAAGGGCGTAAGCCTGAATTAAAATATTAAGAACAAAAAATGGCAAATCATAAATCTTCACTAAAAAGAATTAGAGCTAACGCAGCTAAACGTTTACGTAACAGGTATCAGGCAAAAACAACGCGTACGTTTATCAAAAGATTGCGTGCTGCAGAAGATAAAAAAACAGGATTAGAATTACTTCCTAAAGTAGTTTCTATGCTGGATCGTTTGGCCAAAAAGAATGTGATCCATAAAAACAAAGCAGCTAACAATAAATCTAAGCTGACTAAATTTGTTAATGGCTTAAAATAAACATAGTTTTACAATATGATAAACGGGATATGCATTGCATATCCCGTTTTTTTTGTTCTAAGAAATTAAAAATGAAGCCATATACGGAGAAATTAGGTATTAAACTATGGGCAGAAGCCGACAGGCCCCGAGAAAAATTATTGCTGAATGGAAGGCGGCACCTTACCGATGCAGAGTTGATAGCCATTTTAATCGGTTCGGGTAATAAGAACGAAACGGCGGTTGACCTGAGTAAGCGGGTGCTTTTGTTTTATAATAACGACCTGGACGCCTTGGGTAAGGCCTCGGTAAAAGACCTTTCTAAGTTTAAAGGGATTGGCGGGGCAAAAGCAATTTCCATAGTGGCGGCTTTGGAGCTGGGCCGGAGAAGAAAAGAAACCGAAGGGCGGGATGTGGTTAAAGTGTTTTCTTCAAAAGATGCCTTTGAAGCTTTGATTCCGGTATTTGCCGACCTGAACCATGAGGAGTTTTGGATATTGATCTTAAACCAGGCCAATTATATCATCGGCAAACAGCTGATCAGCAAGGGTGGAATGGCCGGTACAGTAGCAGATCCGAAGGTTATCTTTAAAACTGCGCTGGAACATAATGCCACTTCTATTATTCTGGCACACAACCATCCTTCGGGCAACCTGAAGCCGAGTGCGCAGGACCTGAGCATCACTAAAAAAATGGTTGAAGCCGGTAAAATGCTGGATTTACCAGTGCTTGACCATCTGATTGTAACGAATAAATTATTTTTTAGTTTTGGGGATGAGGGCTTAATTTAACATTGAAGCTGTAAATTGGCATTATGAAGATCAAGATTCAATTGTGTATGGCTATGCTGTTGCTGGTGGTAACGGTAAAGGCCCAACGGAAACCCGCTGATTATATCAATGTAATGAGTTATAACATTCGTTATAACAATGATAAAGATGGGGAGAATGCCTGGCCAAACAGAAAAGATGAGGTAAAGGCACTCGTAAGGTTTCATGATGCCGATATTTTATGTGTGCAGGAGGCCCTGGCTTTGCAGGCAGACCAGTTGCTGGAAAATACAAATTACGAAATGGCCGGTGTAGGGCGCACTGACGGAAAACGTGAAGGGGAATTTTCTGCTGTTTATTTTGACAAAACCAGATTTGTTAAAAAGGATGGAGGTACCTTCTGGCTGTCGGATACGCCCGAAAAACCATCTAAAGGCTGGGATGCAGCCATAGTAAGGATCTGTACCTGGGTCAGGCTATATGACAAATGGAATAAGAAGGAATTTATGGTTTTTAATACCCATTACGACCATGTTGGTGTACAGGCCAGAATTGAATCGGCCAAACTTATTAAAAAGAAGATCCAGGAAATTGCACCAGCTTTGCCGGTCGTTTTAACAGGTGATCTAAACGTTACACCTGAAACAGAAGCCATAACTACCATAAAAACTTTTTTAACGGATAGCAAAGAAGTGTCGGAAGAGCCAGCTTATGGGCCGGAGGGAACCTTTAACGGCTTTAAGTTTAATGCCCCGCTTAAAGAGAAAATTGATTATATCTTTATAAATAGAGGTTTTAAGGTGCAAAAGTTTGCCGTGCTTACCGATAGTAAAAACCAACGCTATCCATCCGATCACCTGCCTATCATGGCGCGTCTGTTTTTTAAGTAACAGGCTGGTATTTTGACTTTCCCTGTTCAGTTTACTATTTTCGGTGAAACCTATCACTGGCACTACATTTTTGAAGTGATTGCCTTTTTTGTGGGAGTACGGCTTTACTATTTTTTAAAGAAAGGGATTAAAGATCCTATTTCTGATGAGGATCGGTTGTGGATTATGTTAGGTGCAATGCTTGGAGCCCTGATTGGTTCGCGAATAGTTGCTGTACTGGAAGACCCCGCGCATATAAGGCAGATCAGCTTTTTTACCTTATACCAGAGTAAAACCATAGTGGGGGGCTTGCTGGGCGGTTTGTTTGGGGTTGAACTGATCAAAAAGATCATCGGGGTAAAAATAGCCTCAGGTGATATTTATGTTGTTCCCATAATTGTAGCACTGTTTATAGGTCGGATAGGTTGTTTCCTGATGGGGGTTGATGAGCCGGTATTTGGCAAGGAAACCTCTTTTTTTATGGGAATGGACCTGGGGGACGGCTTAAAAAGACATCCTGTAGCGCTATATGAAATGATTTATATGGTGCTGTTGCTCCTCTTTTTTATTGGGATAAGAAAGAAAGAGCTGCTGAATGGCGACCGCTTCAAGCTATTTATGGTACTGTATTTTTCGTATCGTTTTGGTATTGAATTTATTAAGTCTTACCAGTCGCTGGTGTTAAATTTAAGCAGCATCCATTGGTCTGCTTTGTTTATATTGCTGTATTATTATAAATTCATCATCCGCATTGTGAAACAATTATGAAAGTAAGAGATTATATTTATTACGATTATACCAAAAGTTTGTGCCCGGAATGTTTACAGCTCTGTGATGCCAAAATTGTGTTTCAGGACGCAAAGGTATTTATGCTGAAGAACTGCAGAACGCATGGTGACAGTAAGGTAATGATTGCTGATGATGTGGAATATTATAAACAGATCAGGAATTATAACAAACAGTCGGAAATGCCTTTAAAATTTAATACAAAGGTGCATTATGGCTGTCCCTATGATTGTGGCCTTTGTACAGATCATGAACAGCATTCCTGTTTAACCATTATAGAGGTAACCGACCGATGTAATTTAAGCTGCCCGACCTGTTATGCCATGTCTTCGCCAAATTATGGCCGGCACCGTAGCCTGGAAGAGATCAATAAAATGATGGATGTAGTGGTGGCCAATGAAGGAGAACCGGATGTGGTACAACTTTCCGGTGGAGAGCCTACTGTACATCCCGATTTTTTCAGGATATTGGACCTGGCTAAAACCAAGCCCATCAAGCACCTGATGGTGAATACCAATGGGATCAGGATTGCGAAGGATATTGGTTTTGTAGAGAAGCTTGCAACTTATATGCCCGATTTTGAGATTTACCTGCAGTTTGACAGTTTTAGTGCTGAGGTGCTGGAAAAATTGCGTGGGGAGGACTTAACGGAAGTAAGGAAAAAGGCAATCGACCATTTAAACCAGTTTAATGTATCGACCACCCTGGTAGTCACTCTTCAGAAAGGGGTAAATGATCATGAAATTGGCGATATTCTGAATTATGCCCTAAAGCAGAAATGCGTGCGGGGGGTAACTTTTCAGCCAACCCAAGTTGCGGGAAGGAATGACAATTATAACGACCAGCAGGGCAGGATCACCTTGACAGAAGTACGGCGGAAAATTTATGAGCAATATCCTTTATTTACCCCTCAGGATCTGATTCCGGTGCCCTGCAACCCGGATGCCCTTTGTATGGCCTATGCATTAAAGCTGGATGATGAAGTGATCCCGATGACACATCTGGTTAATCCGGAAGACCTGCTGAACAATTCAAAGAACACGATTGTATTTGAACACGATGAAAGGTTAAAAGAACATCTGCTCAATTTGTTCAGCACGGGCGTCTCAGTTGATTGTGCAGAAGGTACCTTTGGTGAACTGATGTGCTGTTTGCCGAGGGTACAGTCGGACCATTTAAATTACAATAACCTGTTTAGGATTATCATCATGAACTTTATGGATCCACTTGATTTTGACGTGCGGGCCGTTAAAAAATCATGTGTGCACATTGTGAGCGATAAGATGAAGATCATTCCTTTTGAGACCATGAACATTTTCTACCGTGATCATAAAATAGATACCATCCGTGAAAAATTAAATCTCAATTAATTATATTTACCATATGGAAGGCATTGTTTTATTATCTGTGATTTACTGGATTGTTGTTGCTGTGATTTTTTTAATAGGGATTATTAAGATTATTGTAGCTTCTGCAAACAATAAGCCTGTTAAGCCTGCCTTAAAATTGGTGATCGCTTCAGTCATCATGCTGGTTATTGGTGTGGGTGCATGTGCTGCCATTCTTGGTGGTATTAGTGTCAGATAGGCTTTCTGCTTTCAGCATTAAATAATATCTTTGCGTTTTACAGCATAAAAAATGAAGATATCATACAGTTGGCTTAAACAGTTCATTCAAACAGATCAAACACCACAGGAACTTTCATTAATATTGACCAATATAGGTTTGGAGGTGGAGAGCCTTGAGACAGTACAAGCTGTTGCAGGTGGATTGGAAGGGCTGGTTATAGGTCATGTACTGAGCTGTGTGCAGCATCCGAATGCCGACCGCCTGCGGGTAACTACAGTTGATGTTGGCGGACCGGAAATTTTACAGATTGTTTGTGGAGCTCCTAATGTGGCCCAGGGCCAAAAGGTAGTAGTTGCAACAGTGGGCACTACAGTTTATCCGAATGAAGGGGAACCTTTTAA comes from the Pedobacter heparinus DSM 2366 genome and includes:
- a CDS encoding GIN domain-containing protein, with the translated sequence MKTLTKTLFATVFAAILLTSSSIATLAAGKIELVKPAKGFKKIWVSGNVKIILTQSEKEGVFVGEDFNAEKTSVLSKGETLYVNSFERQQVIIRVAMKDLLRIQAAGMAVVVTDNNFNLKCLQVILSQSAVAKVNAVTGSLYTNISDDAKLRMSGTTDQHTLIASNPKNVRFDNFVCLGVNQQDTLLALAVKSRL
- a CDS encoding prolipoprotein diacylglyceryl transferase produces the protein MTFPVQFTIFGETYHWHYIFEVIAFFVGVRLYYFLKKGIKDPISDEDRLWIMLGAMLGALIGSRIVAVLEDPAHIRQISFFTLYQSKTIVGGLLGGLFGVELIKKIIGVKIASGDIYVVPIIVALFIGRIGCFLMGVDEPVFGKETSFFMGMDLGDGLKRHPVALYEMIYMVLLLLFFIGIRKKELLNGDRFKLFMVLYFSYRFGIEFIKSYQSLVLNLSSIHWSALFILLYYYKFIIRIVKQL
- a CDS encoding radical SAM protein, which gives rise to MKVRDYIYYDYTKSLCPECLQLCDAKIVFQDAKVFMLKNCRTHGDSKVMIADDVEYYKQIRNYNKQSEMPLKFNTKVHYGCPYDCGLCTDHEQHSCLTIIEVTDRCNLSCPTCYAMSSPNYGRHRSLEEINKMMDVVVANEGEPDVVQLSGGEPTVHPDFFRILDLAKTKPIKHLMVNTNGIRIAKDIGFVEKLATYMPDFEIYLQFDSFSAEVLEKLRGEDLTEVRKKAIDHLNQFNVSTTLVVTLQKGVNDHEIGDILNYALKQKCVRGVTFQPTQVAGRNDNYNDQQGRITLTEVRRKIYEQYPLFTPQDLIPVPCNPDALCMAYALKLDDEVIPMTHLVNPEDLLNNSKNTIVFEHDERLKEHLLNLFSTGVSVDCAEGTFGELMCCLPRVQSDHLNYNNLFRIIIMNFMDPLDFDVRAVKKSCVHIVSDKMKIIPFETMNIFYRDHKIDTIREKLNLN
- a CDS encoding superoxide dismutase → METNTRRNFIKNTLTASLAVAIGTPVLLEGGTAAAAGLAAEEKYTGAALKFTQLPLKYAYNALEPNIDALTMEIHYTKHHTAYIKNVNDAIAAENIPYATEKEFFDNASKLSAKARNNGGGAWNHNFFFETLKSGPSAGPQGKLKAAIDKTFGSYDKFKEQFSAAAASRFGSGWAWLVNDKGTLKITSTANQDNPLFDNAEVKGTPLLGLDVWEHAYYLKYQNKRPDYISNWWNVVDWDVVAKRLK
- a CDS encoding TonB-dependent receptor; amino-acid sequence: MIKIITNCIALVLLSASLSFAQTGNIKGSVKTSDGKPAELVTVNIKGTGKTALTDKRGAYQLKGIKPGTYSLIATFIGLLKQEQTVEVRTGEATAADFILNENSDQLQEVIISSRNVNKVTASIAKMPLKNLENPQVYSSVSSEILKQQAISNYDDAMRNIPGISRTWESTGRGGDGASYFALRGFEAQPSLINGLPGLTSGNLDPASVEDIQVMKGPSGTLFGASFYGYGGIINTITKKPYDHFGGEVAYNFGSFGLNRITADINAPLSKTEKIALRVNTAYHTENSFQDAGFKKSFYIAPSLAYEVNDRLSFHVFTEILQEERAVAPVFFNSNRDTTLIFKNLKELNLNRNLSFTSNDVGIKNPRYNLQGQMLYKLSDHWTSQTVISRGNVKSDGYYTYIWDDAYLETGGANRDNYFDQYFHKEQQTTNTTDIQQNFNADFKIGNLRNRLLIGLDYYSRNVIDNGSGWAAVRQITPQSSEVELDKDGHEIDPVFLTQAVVDKALAEAGGGSHTNIKNSISSAYVSNVLNFTPSLSVMASLRMDYFDSKGDINKPKDPTDAYHQLTLSPKFGVVFQPVLDKVSVFANYMNAFFNVNPREVFDDNKVSQGVRSFKPEQANQWEFGVKANLFADKLFATFSVYDIKVSNRVYDTPITAVQGGKTGSKGFDFDLSANPFPGFNVIAGVSHSSIKVLKGNTGTPTDFYNEVGRSPGGQGPQDLANLWATYKFGYGKLKDFGIGLGGNYAGVYKVIDNSVTGVFELPGYTLINASLFYNSDKYRFTFNMNNLTNEDYYIGYWSVNPQKPRNFAASFAYKF
- the rpsT gene encoding 30S ribosomal protein S20 gives rise to the protein MANHKSSLKRIRANAAKRLRNRYQAKTTRTFIKRLRAAEDKKTGLELLPKVVSMLDRLAKKNVIHKNKAANNKSKLTKFVNGLK
- a CDS encoding endonuclease/exonuclease/phosphatase family protein; amino-acid sequence: MKIKIQLCMAMLLLVVTVKAQRKPADYINVMSYNIRYNNDKDGENAWPNRKDEVKALVRFHDADILCVQEALALQADQLLENTNYEMAGVGRTDGKREGEFSAVYFDKTRFVKKDGGTFWLSDTPEKPSKGWDAAIVRICTWVRLYDKWNKKEFMVFNTHYDHVGVQARIESAKLIKKKIQEIAPALPVVLTGDLNVTPETEAITTIKTFLTDSKEVSEEPAYGPEGTFNGFKFNAPLKEKIDYIFINRGFKVQKFAVLTDSKNQRYPSDHLPIMARLFFK
- a CDS encoding PepSY-associated TM helix domain-containing protein, whose translation is MKAKTIKKWFDVHKWTSLICTVFLLMLCLTGLPLIFYEEIDHLLGRELELPAVAPGTPAISKDVVLEEAVKQVPVKAVKYVSWDLKEHPGQMFVVVADSSEAPVQADHYLTMNEYTAKVMATPPNEMDFMLVMYYLHVEMLAGIPGKLFLGLMGLLFIVAIVSGVVLYGPIMRRFDFGMIRTEKSLRLRWLDLHNLLGIVTLAWASVVGLTGVINTLVDPALDRWKASQLAEMVAGYKDKPKVTGTLSSLDAAVKTAKAAAPGMDVSFVAYPGTLYSSKYHYAVYMTGTTPLTSRIIKPALIDAKTGELTAIRDLPWYLKTIFISQPFHFGDYGGMPMKVLWAIFDIATIIVLISGIYLWLARRKSRSAQLKRLTGESGSLTLSTVHENAEKK
- the radC gene encoding RadC family protein; its protein translation is MKPYTEKLGIKLWAEADRPREKLLLNGRRHLTDAELIAILIGSGNKNETAVDLSKRVLLFYNNDLDALGKASVKDLSKFKGIGGAKAISIVAALELGRRRKETEGRDVVKVFSSKDAFEALIPVFADLNHEEFWILILNQANYIIGKQLISKGGMAGTVADPKVIFKTALEHNATSIILAHNHPSGNLKPSAQDLSITKKMVEAGKMLDLPVLDHLIVTNKLFFSFGDEGLI